Part of the Microcoleus sp. AS-A8 genome, GATTGCGATTTTATTGACATTCGCCTACTTAGGCGAAGCTTGAGAAAAGCCTTGCTCCCAACTATCCTTTGACAGCACCAGCGGTTAAACCCTGGACAATCTTACGCTGGAACAACAGCACCAGTATAACTAAAGGTAAGGTTCCTAATACTGTAGCAGCCGCAATCGGCCCATAGGGAATTTCAAAAGCCGATGCCCCGCTTAACTGAGCTGTGGCAACGGGTATTGTCTTCATCGATTCGCGGGTGATAAACGTTAAGGCAAAAATGAACTCATTCCAGGCAGAGATAAAGGTGAGAATGCCGGTTGTCACCAGTGCAGGCAGCGTCATCGGCAGCACAATCCTAATTAGCATTTCCACCGTATTGTAGCCATCTACTTTGGCAGAATCTTCCAAATCTTTCGGCAGTTGTTGGAAAAAACTCCGCATAACTAAAATCGTTAACGGCAAATTAATCGCGGTGTAAGGAAGAATCAGAGCCAAGTAGTTATTTCCTAAATGGGTCATTCTGACCACTTCTAACAGTCCCAAAAAAAGCAGAACTGCCGGAAATAGCGTAACGATCAAGACAGCTCCAAGGATTATTTTTTCGCCCGATAGTCGCATCCGTGCCAAGGCATAAGCCGCAGGAGTACCTAAGGCTAACGCTAGCAATGTTGAAGTGATGGAAACAAACGCACTATTGATGATGTACAAAGTAAAGGGACGCCGCACGAATAAAGACAGATAGTGTCCGAGGGTGAGCCGCGTGGGAAAGTAAACAGCGGGAATGGCAGAGATATCTGGATTGACTTTGAAGGATGTTAGTACCTGCCAAAGAACTGGCCCCATGAAGAAAATAACGACAAAAAAAACAGAGATGGGCAAAATAATTTTTCGCCAGTTGAAGGTAGAGGTTTTTTGAGCGGGTTGATCGTGTGCGATAGCCATAGGGTTGAAGGTTGAAGGTTTAAGGTTGAAGGTGCAAAAGACAACTTTTAACTATCTCGCTCCTGCGGCATTGGCACGGGTTCTGGACAAGAAATAAGCCGCGATCGCCACAGCGGCAATCAGTAACACAAAAGTCACAACCACGAGTGCCGCTCCATAACCAAAATCCAAGTAACGCATCACGGTACCATAAATATAGAGAGAAACTGTTTCCGTGGCTCCCCCTGGCCCACCCCCAGTCATCACCTGAATTAGGTCAAAAATGCCGAACGCTTGGGCAAATCGGAACAACAACGCAATCACAATTTGGGGCATTAATAGGGGGATGGTGATTTTCCAAAAACTCTGCCAGGGAGTCGCCCCATCAATAGAATGAGCCTCGTAGAGGTCAGTGGAAATGGATTGCAACCCAGCCAACAAAAGGATGGCAATAAACGGTGTTGTTTTCCAAACATCGGCGAGAACCACAGCCACCATAGCTAAAGTGGGATCGCCTAGCCAGGTAATGCCCGTATTAATGATTCCCAAGCGTATGAGGATGTCATTAACAACCCCGAATTGGTCATTAAAAATCCAAGCCCAAGCGAGTCCCATTAAAGCAGTTGGCAACGCCCAAGGAATTAGGGTAATCGTTCGGACAATCCCGCGCCCTTTAAAGGATTGATTGAGTACCAATGCCACACCCATTCCTAATACTAATTCCAGTAAAACGGAGGCGGCGGTAAAGATGCTCGTGTTCCACATACTTCGCCAGAAGCGCCCATCGCCCACCATTCGTCCGTAGTTGTACAAGCCGGAGAATTCTGTTTGTAGTTGGGTGCCCAAATTTTGCGTGAATAGACTTAACCAGAAAGCGCGTCCAATGGGATAAGCAAATACCAGCAACAGTAGGATGATAGCGGGTAAGAGTAGAAACCACCCAGTCCGCTGTTCTTGTTCTCGAATTACGTCTCTTACCTGTGCAGTAGTCATTTGAAATGTGAAGGATGAAGGATGAAGTGCGAATCTTAAGAACGAATCACAAGCATTTGTGCAGGCGCTGAGTCTTGAGAAGTTCGAGCAGGCTGCAAACGGCCTAATAAGTTACGGGTTTCCCCCGCTGCGGCCTGCATCGCTTCTTGTGGACTCATTCCATTCGTAAAAGCCGCGCTGAGATAGCGTTGCAAAATATCCGAAGCTTGGGCATATTGGGCAACAGGAGGCCGTAAAACCGATTGCTGAACGGCTTCTAAAAGTTGCGGAAAGTGGGGGTATTTCGCCATAATTTCCGGCTCTGTAAACAGGGTTTTGTAACTAGAAATCAACCCCGTTTCTAAAACAAATCGGCGCATCGTCTCTTTACTGGTCATGTACTGAATGAGTCGCCATGCTTGATCTGGGTGTTTGGTCGTCGTGGATATTCCTAAACCCCATCCACCTAAGGAAGAACCACCCGCTTGACCCGCGCCCTGAAGCATGGGTTGGATGCCAACCTTACCTCGAATTTTTGAGTCTTCCTGATTTACCAGTTTCCAGACATAGGGCCAGTTGCGTAAGAAAACTGCGCCACCACTTTGAAAGATCTGGCGAGTTTCTTCTTCTCCATAGGTAGTGACGCCACGCGGAGAAATGCCTTGGGTAATGGTGTTGCGTAGAAATTGAACCGCCTCGATGGCCTGCGGCTGGTCAAGACCGACCTCAAGCGTGTCTGGGTTAACCCAGAAGCCACCGAAGCCTTCGAGAACCTCGACAAACATGGCAGAGACACCTTCGTACTGCCTGCCTTGCCAGAGGTAACCCCAATTGGTATCTTTTGCTCCTGACTTCTGCAAGTTCTGAAGAATTCCCAGCATCTCGCTAAAGGTTTCTGGAGGTTTCGCGCCAATTTGCTTTAAGAGATCGGTGCGGTAGTAAAGGACTCCAGCATCGGAGTTTGTCGGCATCCGATAGAGTTTGCCTTGATAGCGCCCACCGTCGATGTTGTTCTCAACCATTTCTGCTAATTGTTCAGCAGGAACTCTGTCGTCCAGAGGTCTTAGCCAGCCTGCGGCGGCAAATTTTGGCACCCAGACAATATCGAGGTTAAGAACATCGTAGGGCGAGTCTCCTAAGAGAAAGGCAGAGGTGAGGAGGTTCTCTTGTAGGTTGGTATCAAATGGCCCTTCTACAACATTGATGCGAATGTCGGGATTTTTCTGTTGAAATTCCTCAAGAAAGGGTGTCCAATTCGCCAAGTCCTGACCTTGCGTCATCATTGTGATGACTACAGGCTGTTGCGTCAGTGCGGGCAGTATCCAAACTTGGAAGATGAGAATCCATGCAAAAAGGATTCCTAAAAGACGAGGAACTCCCAGTTTTTTTATTAGTCTTTGCAGGCGTCTTGATAGGACGCCTCGTGCTTTAATATCTTTCATCTTGAGCAAGGGAGATTTATCGGAAAATCTGCCTGTGGCATATAATTAATACCTAAGGCATACTGATCGCTTTTTAGTGCCGACAGATTATTTAGTCTTATCTTGATTTCCTTACCTGTCGCTCAAGCCACTTATAAAAAGAAAATAAAATCTATCTATCTTCAGATTTTTTAACAATATTTATTGGGAAATAAATATATTTAAGACTGCCGCATCTATCCCAGGATATAAAGATGGATAAAGACTTTGTGTCATGGGGAATAAAAAATCAAGGAAAACCGTTGAACTCGGAGCGAGCGCTTGATTTAATACCTTTCCAGTTCGATCCTTCTATTTTTTAGCAAATCTCTCTAATTTACCTTTACAAAAGCCTCTTTCAGCTTTTGTAAACTTGAAAACTGCCAATATTCAATCAAGTTAGCTTTTTGAGAAAACTATTCTGTCTTTAGGAAGATTTACTCAATCCTCCGTCTCAAGAAGGACGGTTGAGTATGAATACCTTGTTAAATTGCAATTGATGTAATTCAGTGATAAATCTTTATGGCAGACATTGAAGATACAATTCTTAATGCGAAAGATAAGCTTCCGAACGTTACGCCTACTCCGCCAAGCCAGCAAATGCCGCAGTCGAGCGCTCAAGCTCTCAAACAACGTCTCGAATGGGGCG contains:
- a CDS encoding carbohydrate ABC transporter permease gives rise to the protein MAIAHDQPAQKTSTFNWRKIILPISVFFVVIFFMGPVLWQVLTSFKVNPDISAIPAVYFPTRLTLGHYLSLFVRRPFTLYIINSAFVSITSTLLALALGTPAAYALARMRLSGEKIILGAVLIVTLFPAVLLFLGLLEVVRMTHLGNNYLALILPYTAINLPLTILVMRSFFQQLPKDLEDSAKVDGYNTVEMLIRIVLPMTLPALVTTGILTFISAWNEFIFALTFITRESMKTIPVATAQLSGASAFEIPYGPIAAATVLGTLPLVILVLLFQRKIVQGLTAGAVKG
- a CDS encoding ABC transporter substrate-binding protein; its protein translation is MKDIKARGVLSRRLQRLIKKLGVPRLLGILFAWILIFQVWILPALTQQPVVITMMTQGQDLANWTPFLEEFQQKNPDIRINVVEGPFDTNLQENLLTSAFLLGDSPYDVLNLDIVWVPKFAAAGWLRPLDDRVPAEQLAEMVENNIDGGRYQGKLYRMPTNSDAGVLYYRTDLLKQIGAKPPETFSEMLGILQNLQKSGAKDTNWGYLWQGRQYEGVSAMFVEVLEGFGGFWVNPDTLEVGLDQPQAIEAVQFLRNTITQGISPRGVTTYGEEETRQIFQSGGAVFLRNWPYVWKLVNQEDSKIRGKVGIQPMLQGAGQAGGSSLGGWGLGISTTTKHPDQAWRLIQYMTSKETMRRFVLETGLISSYKTLFTEPEIMAKYPHFPQLLEAVQQSVLRPPVAQYAQASDILQRYLSAAFTNGMSPQEAMQAAAGETRNLLGRLQPARTSQDSAPAQMLVIRS
- a CDS encoding sugar ABC transporter permease codes for the protein MTTAQVRDVIREQEQRTGWFLLLPAIILLLLVFAYPIGRAFWLSLFTQNLGTQLQTEFSGLYNYGRMVGDGRFWRSMWNTSIFTAASVLLELVLGMGVALVLNQSFKGRGIVRTITLIPWALPTALMGLAWAWIFNDQFGVVNDILIRLGIINTGITWLGDPTLAMVAVVLADVWKTTPFIAILLLAGLQSISTDLYEAHSIDGATPWQSFWKITIPLLMPQIVIALLFRFAQAFGIFDLIQVMTGGGPGGATETVSLYIYGTVMRYLDFGYGAALVVVTFVLLIAAVAIAAYFLSRTRANAAGAR